From a region of the Georgenia yuyongxinii genome:
- a CDS encoding DNA polymerase IV, producing the protein MSEGARPWVLHVDLDQFIAAVEILRRPELAGLPVIVGGRGDPTERAVVSTASYEARAFGVGSGMPLRTAARKVPDAVFLPVDAPVYEAASEQVMATLRDLDVVVEVLGWDEAFLGAVTDDPEGLAHRAQAAVLASTSLHCSVGIGDNKVRAKIATGFGKPRGVFRLTADNWFAVMGDRPTRDLWGVGAKVSKRLATHGITTVHELAAASPDELVAEFGPRMGQWYAELGRGLGPAVVDDSPWVARGHSRETTYQHNLTTPEQVQAAVRELAAAVFEDTAHEGRPVFRVTLKVRYAPFVTKAIGHKLPAPTSERDDVVAAAVELADRIEPGREIRLLGVRAEMVMPDDGDPAERTPVRGRL; encoded by the coding sequence GCCTGCCGGTGATCGTGGGCGGGCGCGGCGACCCCACCGAGCGCGCCGTCGTCTCCACCGCTTCCTACGAGGCCCGCGCGTTCGGCGTCGGCTCCGGCATGCCGCTGCGCACCGCCGCCCGCAAGGTGCCCGACGCCGTCTTCCTCCCCGTCGACGCCCCCGTCTACGAGGCGGCCTCGGAGCAGGTGATGGCCACGCTGCGGGACCTCGACGTCGTCGTCGAGGTGCTCGGCTGGGACGAGGCGTTCCTCGGTGCCGTCACCGACGACCCCGAGGGGCTCGCCCACCGCGCCCAGGCCGCCGTGCTGGCCTCCACTTCGCTGCACTGCTCGGTGGGCATCGGTGACAACAAGGTGCGGGCCAAGATCGCCACTGGCTTCGGCAAGCCGCGCGGGGTGTTCCGGCTGACCGCCGACAACTGGTTCGCCGTGATGGGCGATCGGCCCACCCGCGACCTGTGGGGCGTCGGCGCGAAGGTCTCCAAGCGCCTGGCCACCCACGGCATCACCACGGTGCACGAGCTGGCGGCGGCGTCACCGGACGAGCTCGTCGCCGAGTTCGGGCCCCGGATGGGCCAGTGGTACGCCGAGCTCGGCCGCGGCCTCGGACCCGCCGTGGTCGATGACAGCCCGTGGGTGGCCCGCGGTCACAGCCGCGAGACCACCTACCAGCACAACCTCACCACCCCCGAGCAGGTGCAGGCGGCGGTGCGCGAGCTCGCCGCAGCCGTCTTCGAGGACACCGCCCACGAGGGTCGCCCGGTCTTCCGCGTGACGCTAAAGGTGCGGTACGCACCCTTCGTCACCAAGGCCATCGGCCACAAGCTGCCCGCGCCGACCAGTGAGCGGGACGACGTCGTCGCCGCTGCGGTGGAGCTCGCGGACAGGATCGAGCCCGGCCGGGAGATCCGGCTGCTCGGCGTGCGTGCCGAGATGGTCATGCCCGACGACGGCGACCCCGCCGAGCGCACGCCGGTGCGCGGGCGTCTGTAG
- a CDS encoding DUF2252 domain-containing protein gives MGARNGSSQEPGSPAARADAGRQARTRVPPASHAELPTDGRPGGVAVLTGQIPSRLPELVPIRHARMLTSPFAFYRGGAAIMAGDLARTPVSGFTAQLCGDAHLSNFGMFASPERALVFDINDFDETLPGPWEWDLKRLAASLVVAGRQNGFRRKEIRRTVVESVRAYRDAMAGFAAMSNLDVWYTRVDVALLRQRMARELGKRAGKRVDKGIAKARLRDHRHTLAKLTEVVDGERHIVDAPPLVVRVSSLVLEATADQIEDVVTGMVHSYASSLAPGYRELVRSYTFVDMARKVVGVGSVGTRCWIVLLRGRDDDDPLFLQVKEAQPSVLAAHLGPTTESNEGARVVAGQRIMQAAADAFLGWDRVAGIDGTSRDFYVRQLRDWKGAVEVERMAPEGMRLYGRLCAWTLARAHARSGDRIAIAAYLGDDDVLPQAVADFADAYADLNEHDFADFAAAVARGDLAAAEPTAVR, from the coding sequence ATGGGCGCCCGCAACGGATCATCGCAGGAACCCGGCTCACCCGCGGCGCGCGCCGATGCGGGCAGGCAGGCGCGCACCCGCGTCCCCCCGGCGTCGCACGCCGAGCTGCCGACCGACGGCCGGCCCGGCGGCGTCGCGGTCCTCACCGGGCAGATCCCCTCCCGGCTGCCGGAGCTCGTGCCGATCCGCCACGCCCGCATGCTGACCTCTCCGTTCGCGTTCTACCGCGGCGGCGCCGCCATCATGGCTGGGGACCTGGCCCGCACGCCGGTGTCCGGGTTCACCGCGCAGCTGTGCGGCGACGCGCACCTGTCCAACTTCGGCATGTTCGCCTCGCCCGAGCGGGCTCTGGTGTTCGACATCAACGACTTCGACGAGACGCTGCCCGGCCCGTGGGAGTGGGACCTCAAGCGGCTGGCGGCCAGCCTCGTCGTCGCAGGCCGGCAGAACGGGTTCCGACGCAAGGAGATCCGCCGCACGGTGGTCGAGAGCGTGCGCGCCTACCGCGACGCAATGGCCGGCTTCGCGGCGATGAGCAACCTCGACGTCTGGTACACACGGGTGGATGTCGCGCTGCTGCGGCAGCGCATGGCCCGTGAGCTCGGCAAGCGCGCCGGCAAGCGGGTGGACAAGGGGATCGCCAAGGCGCGTCTGCGCGACCACCGGCACACCCTGGCAAAGCTGACCGAGGTGGTCGACGGCGAGCGGCACATCGTCGATGCCCCGCCGCTGGTGGTCCGCGTGTCGAGCCTCGTCCTGGAGGCGACTGCCGACCAGATCGAGGACGTTGTCACCGGCATGGTGCACAGCTACGCGAGCTCGCTGGCGCCCGGCTACCGGGAGCTGGTGCGCTCCTACACCTTCGTCGACATGGCCAGGAAGGTGGTGGGGGTCGGAAGCGTGGGTACGCGTTGTTGGATCGTGCTGCTACGCGGACGGGACGACGACGACCCGCTGTTCCTCCAGGTCAAGGAGGCGCAGCCGTCGGTGCTGGCGGCCCATCTGGGGCCGACGACCGAGTCGAACGAGGGTGCCCGGGTGGTCGCCGGTCAGCGGATCATGCAGGCCGCCGCGGACGCGTTCCTCGGCTGGGACCGGGTCGCCGGGATCGACGGCACCTCCCGCGACTTCTACGTCCGCCAGCTTCGCGACTGGAAAGGCGCGGTGGAGGTGGAGCGGATGGCGCCCGAGGGCATGCGGCTCTACGGGCGGCTGTGCGCCTGGACGCTCGCCCGCGCGCACGCCCGGTCCGGGGACCGCATCGCCATCGCCGCCTACCTCGGCGACGACGACGTGCTCCCCCAGGCGGTGGCCGACTTCGCGGACGCCTACGCCGACCTGAACGAGCACGACTTCGCGGACTTCGCCGCGGCGGTGGCGCGGGGCGACCTGGCGGCGGCCGAGCCCACGGCGGTGCGCTGA
- a CDS encoding MFS transporter, with translation MTTPIPEPSLDVADTAPPPVAGPDGAAAAPTGDPRWRRDATIFLGGQTVSLFGSMLVQYAIMWHLTLETRSGVVMALASVFGFLPQAVVSIFGGVWADRHDRRKLIMTADAVIAATTLGLALLMLSGTSDLWLIYATLAIRSAGAGVQTPAVSALLPQIVPTARLMRVNGINATIQSAMILLAPAVAALVYANFSIVAVFFVDVVTALIGIALLAVLTVPPLVRATDGARPGYFDDLRDGVRYVTTHRFVRWLLGLFAIVFVLVAAPSGLTPLMMVRTFGEEVWKLTALEVAYGVGMLIGGAVIAGWGGLKNRVVMLVVSAFLFGALAVGMGLATHLWVFLALMFVLGLVVPAFSTPAMTVLQETVEPERQGRVFGFVGVVMAVSMPLGMAIFGPLADRFSVESLLVVSGVLMFLVTALAVALPSGRRAIAEGVAAVTAEPPTAVAAEPSTAVAD, from the coding sequence GTGACCACCCCCATTCCCGAGCCGTCCCTCGACGTGGCTGACACCGCCCCGCCGCCCGTCGCAGGCCCCGACGGTGCCGCCGCGGCCCCGACCGGCGATCCGCGCTGGCGTCGCGACGCCACGATCTTCCTCGGTGGGCAGACGGTCTCGCTGTTCGGCTCGATGCTCGTGCAGTACGCGATCATGTGGCACCTCACGCTCGAGACGCGCTCCGGAGTCGTCATGGCGCTGGCGTCCGTCTTCGGGTTCCTTCCCCAGGCGGTCGTCTCCATCTTCGGTGGCGTGTGGGCCGACCGGCACGATCGCAGGAAGCTCATCATGACCGCCGACGCCGTCATCGCGGCGACGACCCTGGGACTGGCGCTGCTCATGCTCAGCGGCACCTCGGACCTGTGGCTGATCTACGCCACCCTCGCGATCCGGTCCGCCGGCGCGGGGGTGCAGACGCCGGCCGTCTCCGCCCTGCTCCCGCAGATCGTGCCGACGGCCAGGCTCATGCGTGTCAACGGCATCAACGCGACCATCCAGTCGGCGATGATCCTGCTCGCCCCTGCCGTGGCGGCGCTGGTGTACGCCAACTTCTCCATCGTCGCCGTGTTCTTCGTCGACGTGGTCACCGCCTTGATCGGCATCGCCCTGCTCGCCGTGCTGACCGTCCCGCCTCTGGTGCGCGCGACCGACGGCGCGCGGCCGGGATACTTCGACGACCTGCGCGACGGCGTCCGGTACGTGACCACGCACCGCTTCGTCCGCTGGCTGCTCGGGCTCTTCGCGATCGTGTTCGTCCTGGTCGCCGCGCCGTCCGGGCTGACGCCGCTGATGATGGTCCGCACGTTCGGGGAGGAGGTCTGGAAGCTCACCGCCCTCGAGGTGGCTTACGGCGTCGGGATGCTCATCGGCGGCGCGGTCATCGCCGGCTGGGGAGGGCTGAAGAACCGGGTCGTCATGCTCGTGGTTTCGGCGTTCCTCTTCGGAGCGCTGGCCGTCGGGATGGGCCTGGCGACGCACCTGTGGGTCTTCCTGGCCCTGATGTTCGTGCTCGGCCTCGTCGTGCCCGCGTTCTCGACGCCCGCCATGACGGTGCTGCAGGAGACCGTCGAGCCCGAGCGCCAGGGCCGTGTGTTCGGCTTCGTCGGCGTCGTCATGGCGGTGTCCATGCCGCTGGGCATGGCGATCTTCGGCCCGCTGGCCGACCGGTTCTCCGTGGAGTCGCTGCTCGTCGTCTCGGGGGTGCTGATGTTCCTGGTGACGGCGCTGGCCGTGGCGCTGCCCTCGGGACGGCGTGCCATCGCGGAAGGCGTGGCCGCCGTGACCGCTGAGCCTCCGACCGCCGTCGCCGCCGAGCCTTCGACCGCAGTCGCCGACTGA
- a CDS encoding ArsR/SmtB family transcription factor, protein MDEVFKALADPTRRQLLDELFRQDGQSMTALEQRFEMSRFGVAKHLKQLEEAGLVVARRRGREKLHFLNPVPIRLIHDRWVSKYAEPWTATLSGLKSRLETPMEKVFEIYIRTTPERLWEAITDGETRAKYNFGAQVTSDWAVGSRLEMGHPASDGLLGEGEVLEVDPPRRLVHTLRALWGDDVKEEGFSRVTWEIEQVADSCRLTLTHDQLRDGANDQLYGGWPMILSGLKTWLETGQTLTTPGSLMYADQ, encoded by the coding sequence GTGGACGAGGTGTTTAAGGCGCTGGCCGACCCGACGCGGCGGCAGCTCCTCGACGAGCTCTTCCGCCAGGACGGACAGTCCATGACAGCGCTCGAGCAGCGCTTCGAGATGAGTCGCTTCGGGGTGGCCAAGCACCTGAAGCAGTTGGAGGAGGCCGGCCTCGTCGTCGCCCGACGTCGAGGCCGCGAGAAGCTGCACTTCCTCAACCCGGTTCCGATCCGCCTCATCCACGACCGGTGGGTGAGCAAGTACGCCGAGCCCTGGACGGCGACGCTCAGCGGGCTCAAGAGCAGGCTGGAGACTCCGATGGAGAAGGTCTTCGAGATCTACATCCGCACCACGCCCGAGCGCCTCTGGGAGGCAATCACCGACGGCGAGACACGCGCCAAGTACAACTTTGGTGCCCAGGTGACGTCCGACTGGGCGGTCGGCTCACGACTGGAGATGGGCCACCCCGCCTCCGACGGCCTCCTCGGCGAGGGCGAGGTCCTGGAGGTCGACCCGCCCCGCCGCCTCGTGCACACGCTGCGCGCGCTGTGGGGCGACGACGTCAAGGAGGAGGGTTTTTCCCGCGTGACGTGGGAGATCGAGCAGGTGGCCGACTCCTGCCGCCTCACACTTACGCATGACCAGCTCCGCGACGGCGCCAACGACCAGCTCTACGGCGGCTGGCCGATGATCCTCTCCGGGCTGAAGACCTGGCTGGAGACAGGACAGACGCTGACCACGCCCGGCTCCCTCATGTACGCCGACCAGTAG
- a CDS encoding nitroreductase family deazaflavin-dependent oxidoreductase, whose product MSFERRMRRQGNAIGRWVHHAFKGRLDAFGDQAVLMVTSPGRRTGKPRSTMVRYLDHHGGYLVWGTGSGSPTDPDWFRNLRATTRAVVEIGTMPEEVIPRELLGTERDRVWREVVLVRAPGVAKYEAKAGRVIPVAHLRPASSPGRSRPS is encoded by the coding sequence GTGTCGTTCGAGCGCCGGATGAGGCGTCAGGGCAACGCGATCGGGCGGTGGGTGCATCACGCGTTCAAGGGTCGGCTCGACGCGTTCGGTGACCAGGCGGTGCTTATGGTCACCTCACCCGGACGGCGCACCGGGAAGCCCCGGTCGACCATGGTCCGCTACCTCGACCATCACGGCGGCTACCTCGTGTGGGGCACGGGTAGCGGCTCCCCAACGGACCCGGACTGGTTCCGCAACCTGCGCGCGACAACCCGTGCCGTGGTCGAGATCGGCACGATGCCGGAGGAAGTCATTCCTAGGGAGCTCCTCGGCACGGAGCGTGACCGGGTGTGGCGCGAGGTCGTGCTGGTGCGGGCCCCCGGAGTCGCGAAGTACGAGGCGAAGGCAGGCCGCGTGATCCCGGTCGCGCACCTCCGCCCCGCCTCCTCACCGGGACGGTCCCGCCCTAGCTGA
- a CDS encoding deoxyribonuclease IV → MTATPPVPVTATTLRIGAHVRHDDPVAAGQARGAALSQFFIGDPQGWKKPQVAFDGGPAALRAAAEEAGIDLYVHAPYVLNVATTNNRIRIPSRKLLQQQMDAAAEVGAKGLIIHGGHVGSDAELEKGFDNWRKAVDQTDIKVPLLIENTAGGNHAMARHVDRIARLWDAISQAEGFDEVGFCLDTCHAHAGGNELGSVVEQVRAITGRIDLVHLNDSRDAFDSGADRHANLGAGSIDADGLAGVVRAAGAPVVVETPGGAEEHAADFAWLRERL, encoded by the coding sequence ATGACTGCGACGCCTCCTGTTCCCGTGACCGCGACGACCCTGCGCATCGGCGCCCACGTGCGCCACGACGACCCGGTCGCCGCGGGCCAGGCCCGCGGCGCCGCGCTGAGCCAGTTCTTCATCGGCGACCCGCAGGGTTGGAAGAAGCCCCAGGTCGCGTTCGACGGCGGCCCGGCCGCCCTGCGCGCGGCCGCCGAGGAGGCAGGCATCGACCTGTACGTGCACGCCCCGTATGTCCTCAACGTCGCCACGACGAACAACCGGATCCGGATCCCCAGCCGCAAGCTGCTCCAGCAGCAGATGGATGCCGCCGCCGAGGTGGGCGCGAAGGGCCTGATCATCCACGGCGGGCACGTCGGCTCCGACGCCGAGCTGGAGAAGGGCTTCGACAACTGGCGCAAGGCCGTGGACCAGACCGACATCAAGGTCCCGCTCCTCATCGAGAACACCGCGGGCGGCAACCACGCCATGGCGCGCCACGTCGACCGGATCGCGCGGCTGTGGGACGCGATCTCGCAGGCGGAGGGCTTCGACGAGGTCGGGTTCTGCCTGGACACCTGCCACGCACACGCCGGCGGGAACGAGCTGGGCAGCGTCGTGGAGCAGGTGCGTGCCATCACCGGCCGGATCGACCTGGTCCACCTCAACGACAGCCGCGACGCGTTCGACTCCGGCGCGGACCGCCACGCCAACCTCGGGGCCGGCAGCATCGACGCCGACGGGCTCGCCGGGGTGGTGCGTGCCGCGGGTGCGCCGGTGGTGGTCGAGACGCCCGGCGGGGCCGAGGAGCACGCGGCCGACTTCGCCTGGCTGCGCGAGCGCCTCTGA
- a CDS encoding serine/threonine-protein kinase — protein sequence MLGDRYELDRRLGRGGMAEVWRGIDRVLARRVAVKTFSLADAADPALSDMVNREAIATAALEHPDIVTVHDAGVDGDTAYIVMERLRGRDLAAVLSDGPLPLAEALRIAGRVAGALAAAHAVGIVHRDVKPANILIDDSRVMVVDFGIAAFEYQPVTSLAEEGTTHGTAEYMAPEQARAESATRSTDMYSFGCLLTALIAGRPPFTGARPEAILHQHVFIDPPRLAQLSPGVPEALDVLVSMLLAKDPDGRPSAETVVEVLTEVAARLTGEAAGMAPGSGWPGSLGGTFDAPTAAPEVITASAEALTAAADVITAAADAITAATETHRTP from the coding sequence GTGCTCGGTGACCGGTACGAGCTCGACAGACGCCTCGGCCGTGGCGGTATGGCCGAGGTGTGGCGCGGCATCGACCGCGTTCTGGCGCGGCGGGTCGCGGTCAAGACGTTCAGCCTGGCCGATGCCGCTGACCCAGCTCTGAGCGACATGGTGAACCGGGAGGCGATCGCCACCGCGGCCCTCGAGCACCCGGACATCGTCACCGTGCACGACGCCGGCGTCGACGGCGACACCGCCTACATCGTCATGGAACGGCTGCGCGGGCGAGACCTCGCGGCCGTGCTGAGCGACGGCCCCCTGCCGCTCGCGGAAGCGCTTCGCATCGCCGGCCGGGTGGCCGGCGCGCTCGCCGCGGCACATGCCGTGGGCATCGTGCACCGGGACGTGAAGCCCGCGAACATCCTCATCGACGACAGCCGGGTGATGGTGGTCGACTTCGGGATCGCCGCGTTCGAGTACCAGCCGGTCACGTCCCTCGCGGAGGAGGGCACCACCCACGGCACCGCCGAGTACATGGCACCGGAACAGGCTCGCGCCGAGAGCGCCACACGCAGCACGGACATGTACTCCTTCGGCTGCCTGCTCACGGCGCTGATCGCGGGCCGGCCGCCCTTCACGGGTGCGCGGCCCGAGGCGATCCTGCACCAGCACGTCTTCATCGACCCACCGCGGCTCGCCCAGCTCAGCCCCGGCGTGCCGGAAGCGCTGGACGTCCTCGTGTCCATGCTCCTCGCCAAGGACCCCGACGGCCGGCCGTCCGCGGAGACGGTCGTCGAGGTGCTCACCGAGGTCGCGGCCCGGCTAACGGGCGAGGCAGCCGGCATGGCGCCGGGGTCGGGCTGGCCAGGCTCGCTCGGCGGGACGTTCGACGCCCCGACTGCGGCGCCGGAGGTCATCACGGCCTCCGCGGAAGCGCTCACCGCGGCGGCGGACGTCATTACCGCCGCGGCCGATGCCATCACAGCGGCGACGGAGACTCACCGAACCCCCTGA
- a CDS encoding NADPH-dependent FMN reductase, giving the protein MTKIAIVTGSVRPGRQSLNVANWVKSIADRRSDAEFEIVDIADFNLPVWGEAMPPSYGPAQSAEGQRWSAKMAEFDGFVFVVSEYNHSITGALKNALDYLAPEMNNKAAAFVSYGSAGGARAVEHLRGILSEMQVAHVRNAVLMSLFTDFENFSVFTPTEPATAAVEPMVEQLTAWTKAMEAVRAGQFSPVGANA; this is encoded by the coding sequence ATGACCAAGATCGCCATCGTCACCGGCAGTGTCCGCCCCGGCCGTCAGAGCCTGAACGTCGCCAACTGGGTCAAGTCCATCGCAGACCGTCGCTCGGACGCCGAGTTCGAGATCGTCGACATCGCCGACTTCAACCTGCCCGTCTGGGGCGAGGCCATGCCGCCGTCCTACGGTCCCGCGCAGTCCGCCGAGGGCCAGCGCTGGTCCGCGAAGATGGCCGAGTTCGACGGCTTCGTGTTCGTGGTCTCCGAGTACAACCACTCCATCACCGGCGCCCTGAAGAACGCGCTGGACTACCTCGCTCCCGAGATGAACAACAAGGCTGCGGCGTTCGTCTCCTACGGCTCCGCCGGCGGCGCCCGCGCCGTCGAGCACCTGCGCGGCATCCTCTCCGAGATGCAGGTCGCGCACGTGCGCAACGCCGTCCTGATGTCCCTGTTCACCGACTTCGAGAACTTCTCGGTGTTCACCCCGACCGAGCCGGCCACCGCCGCCGTCGAGCCGATGGTCGAGCAGCTGACTGCCTGGACCAAGGCCATGGAGGCCGTCCGCGCGGGTCAGTTCTCCCCGGTGGGCGCCAACGCCTGA
- a CDS encoding pirin family protein, translating to MTNLEARPQEQVCVAGPGTPAVELIEPRDVPLGGPRAMTVRRTLPSRQRSLIGAFCFADHYGPDEIAASGGMDVAPHPHTGLQTVTWLFTGKVLHQDALGSVQTIEPGQLNLMTAGHGIWHSEEATLTRFPTQGRLHGVQLWTALPDADRDGERAFEHVPELPTFDVDDASVRVFMGTLGGVASPARAYTPLVAAQVDIPARTTVHLPVDAAFEHGVLVDDGDLTVAGTAVPPAWLAYLAPGTGTLVLESGDTPVRAVLIGGVPFGEQVLMWWNFVTRTHEEIVQARAQWQAAIAGEADGVARFGRVTGYDGGPLPAPELPNVRLKPRGR from the coding sequence ATGACGAACCTCGAGGCGCGCCCTCAGGAGCAGGTCTGCGTCGCCGGGCCGGGCACCCCCGCGGTGGAGCTGATCGAGCCCCGGGACGTCCCGCTCGGCGGTCCGCGGGCGATGACCGTGCGCCGCACCCTGCCGTCGCGGCAGCGTTCCCTCATCGGGGCGTTCTGCTTCGCCGACCACTACGGACCCGACGAGATCGCCGCCTCCGGAGGCATGGACGTGGCCCCGCACCCGCACACCGGGCTGCAGACGGTCACCTGGCTCTTCACCGGGAAGGTCCTGCACCAGGACGCGCTCGGCTCCGTCCAGACCATCGAGCCCGGCCAGCTCAACCTCATGACCGCCGGCCACGGCATCTGGCACTCCGAGGAGGCCACTCTCACCCGGTTCCCCACCCAGGGCCGGCTCCACGGCGTGCAGCTGTGGACCGCGCTGCCCGATGCCGACCGGGACGGTGAGCGCGCGTTCGAGCACGTCCCCGAGCTGCCGACGTTCGACGTGGACGACGCGAGCGTGCGGGTGTTCATGGGCACCCTCGGCGGGGTCGCCTCGCCTGCCCGGGCTTACACCCCGCTCGTCGCCGCCCAGGTCGACATCCCGGCGCGGACCACGGTGCACCTGCCGGTGGACGCGGCCTTCGAGCACGGCGTGCTGGTGGACGACGGCGACCTCACCGTCGCCGGGACGGCGGTACCGCCCGCATGGCTCGCCTACCTCGCACCCGGCACCGGGACGCTGGTGCTGGAGTCCGGGGACACCCCCGTGCGCGCCGTCCTCATCGGCGGCGTCCCGTTCGGCGAGCAGGTCCTCATGTGGTGGAACTTCGTCACCCGCACCCACGAGGAGATCGTCCAGGCCCGGGCCCAGTGGCAGGCGGCCATCGCCGGCGAGGCCGACGGCGTCGCCCGGTTCGGCCGCGTCACCGGCTACGACGGCGGGCCCCTGCCTGCCCCTGAGCTGCCGAACGTGCGGCTCAAGCCGCGCGGGCGCTAG
- the nhaA gene encoding Na+/H+ antiporter NhaA: protein MTTSARAAGQTRRRQLSGQLSGPLRRFLATESGSALLLVGAAVVALAWANSPWSASYDALWGTSVSVSAGDAVFEMDLGHWINDGLMAVFFFVIGLEVRRDLAVGELTRRRRVVLPVVAGVGGMVVPALLYLLIAPSGEAASGWGVVIGTDTAFLLGALALVGPATSTQLRVFLLTLTVVDDIVAVTVIGVVYSGTLHTPALVLAGAGVLALVALDRWGVWRTWPYALTALAVWAATVASGLHASIAGMVAGLLIPAFAPRREEVEGAALRFRAFRQSPLAEVGRSAQAALARAVPVNERMQIVLHPWTGYVIVPLFALANAGVDLRGGLLGEALTSPVTWGVAVGLVVGKFVGIGGSALLGARFRLGSFPQGVGPGQVLGGAALSGIGFTVSLLIIGLAFDSAELQDEATVGVLLAVVLAIALGWVVFRLAAVLHGETSAGLPMVLCRPVDEDRDHLLGPADAPLTLVEYADFECPFCARATGVAKEVREHFGDDLRYVLRHLPLPDVHPHAELAAAAAEAAGAQGRFWEMHDLLFAHQDQLELEDLAGYAGHLGLDVDAFLHDVDEQHHAERIREDVADAEASGARGTPTFFIGMRRHVGPYDARTLIAELDAARRAGGSAPAARDER, encoded by the coding sequence GTGACCACGAGCGCCCGCGCAGCGGGGCAGACGCGGCGACGGCAGCTGTCCGGACAGCTCTCCGGTCCGCTCCGCCGGTTCCTGGCCACCGAGTCCGGGAGCGCGCTGCTCCTGGTGGGGGCCGCCGTCGTCGCCCTCGCGTGGGCGAACTCGCCCTGGTCGGCGAGCTACGACGCCCTGTGGGGAACCTCGGTGTCGGTCAGCGCTGGGGACGCGGTGTTCGAGATGGACCTGGGCCACTGGATCAACGACGGCCTGATGGCCGTGTTCTTCTTCGTGATCGGTCTGGAGGTGCGCCGAGACCTGGCGGTGGGCGAGCTCACCCGGCGCCGCCGGGTGGTGCTCCCGGTGGTGGCCGGCGTGGGCGGGATGGTGGTCCCTGCCCTGCTCTACCTCCTGATCGCCCCGTCCGGGGAGGCGGCGAGCGGCTGGGGCGTGGTGATCGGGACGGACACGGCCTTCCTGCTCGGCGCGCTGGCGCTGGTCGGGCCGGCCACCTCCACCCAGCTGCGAGTCTTCCTGCTCACGCTCACCGTGGTCGACGACATCGTGGCGGTGACGGTGATCGGCGTCGTCTACTCCGGGACGCTCCACACCCCCGCGCTCGTTCTTGCCGGGGCCGGCGTGCTGGCGCTGGTGGCCCTGGACCGGTGGGGGGTGTGGCGGACCTGGCCGTACGCGCTGACCGCCCTGGCCGTGTGGGCTGCGACGGTCGCCTCCGGGCTGCATGCCTCGATCGCCGGAATGGTGGCCGGTCTGCTGATCCCGGCCTTCGCCCCACGACGGGAGGAGGTGGAGGGGGCGGCGCTACGTTTCCGCGCCTTCCGGCAGTCACCCCTCGCCGAGGTGGGCCGCTCGGCGCAGGCGGCGCTGGCCCGGGCGGTGCCCGTGAACGAGCGCATGCAGATCGTGCTGCACCCCTGGACCGGCTACGTGATCGTGCCCCTATTCGCGCTGGCGAACGCGGGGGTGGACCTGCGCGGCGGGCTGCTCGGTGAGGCGCTGACCTCGCCGGTGACGTGGGGGGTGGCGGTCGGCCTCGTCGTGGGCAAGTTCGTGGGCATCGGTGGGTCCGCCCTCCTCGGCGCGCGCTTCCGGCTGGGTTCGTTCCCCCAGGGCGTGGGGCCGGGCCAGGTGCTGGGCGGCGCGGCGCTCTCCGGCATCGGGTTCACCGTGTCGCTCCTGATCATCGGGCTGGCCTTCGACTCGGCCGAGCTCCAGGACGAGGCGACCGTCGGGGTGCTGCTCGCCGTCGTCCTCGCCATCGCCCTGGGCTGGGTGGTGTTCCGGCTGGCCGCGGTGCTGCACGGGGAGACGTCGGCCGGGCTGCCTATGGTCCTGTGCCGGCCGGTGGACGAAGACCGCGACCATCTCCTCGGGCCGGCCGACGCGCCGCTGACGCTGGTGGAGTACGCCGACTTCGAGTGCCCCTTCTGCGCCCGCGCCACCGGGGTGGCCAAGGAGGTGCGCGAGCACTTCGGCGACGACCTCCGCTACGTCCTGCGGCACCTGCCGCTGCCCGACGTCCACCCGCACGCCGAGCTCGCGGCCGCGGCGGCGGAGGCCGCCGGCGCGCAGGGCCGCTTCTGGGAGATGCACGACCTGCTCTTCGCCCACCAGGACCAGCTCGAGCTGGAGGACCTGGCCGGTTACGCCGGCCACCTGGGGCTGGACGTGGACGCGTTCCTCCACGACGTCGATGAGCAGCACCATGCGGAGCGGATCCGTGAGGACGTCGCCGACGCCGAGGCCAGCGGCGCGCGCGGCACGCCGACCTTCTTCATCGGCATGCGCCGGCACGTCGGCCCCTACGACGCCCGGACCCTGATCGCCGAGCTCGACGCCGCCCGGCGCGCGGGCGGGTCGGCGCCGGCCGCACGCGACGAGCGGTGA